The Maridesulfovibrio salexigens DSM 2638 region TCTCTCTTCGCTCCAGCTGCAGTCTATAAATTTAAATGATTCGATATTGGTTTCAGCAAATTTCAAATTAGATAGGTCTACTGATTCCATCAGGACTGTTTCTTTGGATATGGCTCCGGCAAAGGATGTTTCTTTATCGAATTCAGCATTGCGGAAGTATGCCCATTCTTTGAAAAAGGCTAGATTAAAATCAGCACCGCCGTTGAATTTTGTGTGTTCGAAGTTGGAGTAATCGTGGAATATCGCATATTTAAATGACACTTCTTCGTTTTTATATAAAAATTTAGCTCTATCAAAATATATAGGGGCATTGAATTTCATTGCGTTGAATTTTACGTTTTTCTTGAATCTTGCTTGTTCAAAATGAATTTGCTTTTTTGCTTCTGTTGCCAGAAACGATGTTTCGCCAAGAAAAAATGTATTAGTAAAAATTGCGTATTCATAGATTTGTGAATTTTCAAATTCAACATCAGAAACAAAAATAGCATCGGCGAAAATTGCAATATCATGAAATTTTGTTTCATTGAAATATGTACTTCCTTCGAATCGTACTTTCCTAAATGACGTTTTTCCTAGGAATATTGATTTCGTGAAATTGATTGGCGGAAAACTGTCACCTTCCTCAATGAATTCATAAAGGTAAATGTTATAAGGAAAGACTGTTCCTGTAAAATTACACCTTGGGTTCCATCCACCCATAAGTGGATCTAATAAAATATCTCTTCTATCCCGCTCCTCATCCTCCCCAGCATCAATAACCTTCTGAATCCGCTCAAAAACCATCCCATTAAATTTCTTCGCCCCCATCAAAGCAGGCTTCTCATCACCATCCCTTTCATCATAAAGCTCAATAAACTTACACTCCGCAGGAGCATGAAAAATACAATATTTTTCCCCTCAGCATCAATATAAACGATGTCGTACTCTTCACACCAATTACTATGATCAGCCCCAACGCAGCAGCCCATGTGTACCTCTTTTGAATGACGAATTTCAGTAAGTGGAAGTCTTATATCTTATAAGGTTACGTTTAATCCAGCGGAAAAGAGTAGGGCGACAAGTTCTGATTAATTTATTAAAAGTTTTTGGGATTCTTAAACACTTTTTTCAAAAAGGGTTTAAGCCGCCGGAGGCGAAATTGTTTTATTAAATCCGCGTAGCGCACCAAACAAAAAACGCCCGATTCTCAAAAGAGAACCGGGCGTTAAAAAGTCTTTTACGACTTAGATAAACAGACTACCAACGGGGGCGCGCTTCTCTGGGGCGTGCTTCGTTAACCTTGAGGTTACGACCGCCGAAGTCTTTACCGTCGAGTGCTTCGATAGCATCGATAGCGCCGTTGTCGTCCATTTCTACGAAACCGAAACCACGGGGGCGACCGGTTTCACGATCTTCGATGAGTTTAACGGATACAACTTCACCGTAAGCTTCAAAGGAAGCACGTACATCTTCTTCAGTAGCGGACCAAGGCAGGTTACCAACATAGATATTCTTAGACATTCAAAATTCTCCAAAAAAATTAAAAAGTATATTAGTGCCCGTGCACCAAAAAAAAGGGCCGTGTACAAGATGCGTACTCGGCTCCTCGATAGACATGTTCAATTTCAACCAGCGCTAGTCACAGTCTGACCGTGCCTTCACGGGTACGGCTGGTGTTTACTGATCAATTAATCAACTATTTCTGATCTAAAGTCAAGCGGTAGTAGAACAGGAAAATGGATTTTATTTAAGTTTATGTTGCGTTGGTGGTTTAAGTCTTCAAATAATCAGACTAATTTTATTTATAAAAAGAATAAATAAGTGTGTTTTGATCAAAGAAAAGCCCCACACTCATATTGAATGCGGGGCTTACTTTTTTTTAGGGTATCACTCCTAGAGCTTAACTTTGGGCAGCTCGGGGAGGTTCTTTTCAAGTACGTGTGCAGCCTGCAGCATGGTCTTTTCGTCAAAGGCGGGGGCCATGAACTGGAGACCTACGGGCATGTTAGTTTCCTTGCCGAATGCTACGGGCAGGGACATGCCGGGCATTCCCACGAGGTTGAGGGAAATGGTGAAGATATCCTGCAAGTACATCTGCAAGGGATCGGAAGTCAGCTCACCCACGGGGAAGGCAGTGGTGGGGCATGCAGGGCTTGCGATGATGTCGCAGGACTCGAATGCCTTGTTGAAGTCTTCGCGCAGCAGGCGGCGAATCTGAGCGGCCTTGCGGTAGTATGCATCGTAGTAACCTGCGGAAAGAACGTAGGTACCGATGATGATACGGCGCTGAACCTCGTCACCGAAAGCTTCGGTGCGGGACTTGGTGTAAAGCTCTGCCAGTTCTTTGGGATCTTCGGTGCGGTGACCGTAGCGTACGCCGTCGAAACGGGACAGGTTGGAGCTCGCTTCGGCCATTGCGATAATGTAGTAGGTGGCAATGGCGTATTCGGTCATGGAAAGCTTAACCGGAACGGTCTTGGCACCCAGTTCTTCGGCCTTGGCGATTGCTGCGCGGCAGGCTTCGGAAACTTCTTTGGAAAGACCTTCGCCCCAGTACTCTTCGGGCAGGCCGATGGTCAGGCCGGAAAGATCTTTGCGCTCTTCAAGGGCGGCTACGAAATCTTCCATGGGCTGCTCCGCGGAAGTGGAATCGCGCTGGTCGTGACCTCCGATTACGTTGAGCACGCGGGCGGCATCTTCAACGGTTCTGGTCATGGGACCGATCTGGTCGAGAGAAGAACCGTAGGCGATCATGCCGTAACGTGAAACACGGCCGTAGGTGGGCTTAACGCCTACACAGCCGCAGAAAGATGCGGGAAGACGGATGGAACCACCGGTATCGGTACCAAGTGCGGCGTAGCACTGTCCGGCTGCGACAGTTGCGCCGGAACCACCGGAAGAACCGCCGGGTACGCGGCTGGCGTCCCAAGGGTTGGTAGTGGTCTGGTAGGCGGAGTTCTCAGTAGTGGAACCCATGGCGAATTCATCCATGTTGGCCTTACCCACGATGATGGCACCTGCTTCCTTGAGCTTGGCAACTGCGGTGGAATCGTAGAAGGGGGTGAATCCTTCAAGAATTTTAGAACCGGCAGTGGTGGGAATTCCGTTGGTTGCCAGTGCGTCTTTGATGACTACCGGAACACCCCAGAGCGGCTTGGATGCGTCAGGGCCTGCGGCATCCATTTCTTCGGCCTGCTTGAGTGCTTCATCGTTGCAGATGTGCAGCAGCGCCTTGGTTTCGGGTTCACTTTTGGCGATCTGTTCAAGACAGGCTTTGACAGCTTCAGTTGCGGTCACTTCCTTAGTCATGAGCATGGCGTGGATTTCAGTGAGTGATTTTTCTATGAGTGCGGACATTTTATATCTCTGCGTATTTTAATTAAACAATTCTAGGTACAACGAAGTACTTGCCATCAGAATCAGGTGCATTGGAAAGAACTTCTTCTCTTGTGTGTTCTTTCTTAACCTCATCCTTGCGCAGTCTGGTGGTGTGTTCTACCGGGCTGAACATGGGTTCCACTTCGCTGGTGTCGATTTCGTTCAACTTGTCCATATATGTGAGGATGTTATTGAGCTGTCCTGCAAAAAGTTCAGTTTTCTCTTCTGAAAGATCAAGACGGGCCAGTCGCGCAACTCGCGCTACTTCCTCAAGATTGAGTTTCTCATCACTCATTAAATATCTCCTTTTTATGATGCCTCCGGCGGCTGGGGAAGGGAAAACTTTTGCAAAAGTTTTCCCTTCCCCAGACCCCAACCTTTTCAAAAACTTTTGTCGGGGCTTCGCCGCTGGAGACAGTCTCTTTACTTTAAATTTAGATTATTATTCCCACGTCTAATTGTGTAAGATGCGTGAATTATAAAATATACTTGGCGAAGCCATACTAAAAGGTTTTGCGATTCTTAAGCCCTTTTGGAAAAGGGTTTAAGTCCGCCTGAAGGCTCGCCGAAGGCAATCTATTGCTCAGTCTTTGTTCCGTCAAGTTTGGCAGCTTCTTCTCTCTTTGCTTCCAGTTCAGCCTGCTTTTCTTTCCAAGCATTTACACGTGCCTCACGTCTGGCTTTGGCTTTAGCGAGTGTGTTGCTGACCAGATCTGCATCGATGCGGGTCTTGCCGTTTTGTTCAGGACGGAACAGGTAAAGCTTCTGGCTGGCCTGACCTTCAGCGTTCCAGCTGATAGGTGCGAGGCTGAAATCCATGTGCTGGGCATCATTAATGCGGGCATTAACGGTTTCAGCGGTCCAGCCTTCGGAAAAGGTTCCGAGCTTGCCTGCGAATTTAATGAAGTCGTATCCCAGTGCAACCCAGAAGTCGGGAGTGCCGAGACCTTCACGGTCCATTACCTCTTTGAGGCGTGATGCACCGTCACTGGCTGGCCACCATGCTCCGGGGGCAACGGTCAGACGCAGGTTGCGCGCTTCAACGTCGCGGGCAGAGTTCAGTGCCTGACTCCAGAGTTCAGGGCCGAGGAAGACAAGGGTGTCTGCCTCATGAAAAAAGAAGTGCGGGATCAGCAATTGTGCCTGATGCCATGTGTCCGGAATGAACACCGCACCGAAATCTGTTTCCGGTAGGGGAGCGTCTTCGCCCAGACCATTAGCTTCGTTTTGAGCCTGTTTCTGGGGAGCGCGGACCAGATTGCCGACCACCTTGCCCCATTTGGGGAAATCTCGGGGCGGATAGGACGCCATACCTGTGATTTTCGCGCCGCGCATGGAAGCCATATTAAAGAATTTCTTGGACATCTGGCGACCGAATTTCTCCTGCGGATAAAGCACGGCCAGTCTGGTGATACCCAGATCATTAACTGCGAGGTCCAGAGTAGAGCGGATCTGGTCTTCAGGACTGGAGAAAAATCTCCAAGCCTGCTTGCCTTCTTCAAGGTTGCCGGGCTTGGCAAGGAAGGAGAAGGTTACTTTGTCTGCGTAGGTTCCAGCCTGTTCCATCTGCTTGAATGCCTTAACGCTGATGGGACCACCTATAGTGGTGTACCACGGGGGCAGATTCTGGAGCCTTTCCAGCCAGTCGGGTGCTTCGGTGTTAATGACCTGTACGTCCACATCGAGACCTGCCTTGGTCATTTCCCATTGGGCAGCGCCCGCACCGCGTACAATTTTCCAGCCGTATTCCTGAAAACGTCCGGAGATAGGCAACACCAGTGCGATACCTACGCGCGGGATGCCGTATTCAGCCTGAAGCTTGTTCAGGGTTTCGGTAAAGAAAGTTTTGTCCGCGATCTGACCGTTCTGGATGATGCCGGACATGGTGCGCCAAGACATGGGCCAGTACTCAATATCTTCAGACTGGCGAACCGCTTTTTCGAAAACCAGCAGTTCGTAAGGAAATTTCAAATTGTTGCCGCTGAGAACGAGTTCGTTCATGACATCTATTTCAGCCTTACTTTTTTCTGCAAGGCCTTTCATGAACCATTGTTCCAGTTCCTGCTTGTTATTGTCTGCTGGTGCAATAGCGTAAAGACGTTCAAGCGCTTCAAGAGATCCGGCATCCTGTTCCATGCCGGAAAGTCTTTTACCCGCAGCGGAACGGATATCCCAAGTCAGGAAAGGATCTTCCATGGTTTGGGAGAGATGGGCTCTCAGCTTGGAGAAATCCTTGATAGCGGTGAGGGTCTCGAAATAATAACCCTGCCAGACCGGAGAGCTGATAGCGTCTTCAGAAAGTTTCTGCCACTGTTCAAGACGTGCTTCGGCTTCATGGTAATGACCGGATTTGAAGGAGCTGACAGCCAGTCTTTCCGTTGCCGGGAGGATTACCCGTTCGGGAATATCTGTGCGTTCCAGCAGTCTGGTGTAGTATAGTTCGCTGGTGATGTAGTCCTTCAATCGCCAAGCTTTATCAGCTTCGCTTATAAGGTCTGAAGTGCTCAACATTTCAGTGGAAATGGTAGGCATTTTAACCGGCTGCTTCTGGAGAGAAACACAGCCTGATGCGGCAAAGATAAAAGCCGCCAGCATGACTAAGGTAAAAATATG contains the following coding sequences:
- a CDS encoding pentapeptide repeat-containing protein — encoded protein: MGAKKFNGMVFERIQKVIDAGEDEERDRRDILLDPLMGGWNPRCNFTGTVFPYNIYLYEFIEEGDSFPPINFTKSIFLGKTSFRKVRFEGSTYFNETKFHDIAIFADAIFVSDVEFENSQIYEYAIFTNTFFLGETSFLATEAKKQIHFEQARFKKNVKFNAMKFNAPIYFDRAKFLYKNEEVSFKYAIFHDYSNFEHTKFNGGADFNLAFFKEWAYFRNAEFDKETSFAGAISKETVLMESVDLSNLKFAETNIESFKFIDCSWSEERFAKIYDEKHQIDSNCSDTTLAEIYRRLKKIARESADEEQTSHWHYREKEMTRRVVDSAFYFPTLPVSLICILLLFTSYLFSISYDYHPSTLNAYLEKTFLLLPLIPILIQYRNFKNKTKNCQISKNWFSKIYLNVYHFISGYGEKPIKAGLLLFALIILPFCIQLAFSITPNGPKDWIKGAMWYMPLIKIKFDEAVGYQYLLKGISVTLITLQAALFGFALRNKLRR
- a CDS encoding RNA recognition motif domain-containing protein, with the translated sequence MSKNIYVGNLPWSATEEDVRASFEAYGEVVSVKLIEDRETGRPRGFGFVEMDDNGAIDAIEALDGKDFGGRNLKVNEARPREARPRW
- the gatA gene encoding Asp-tRNA(Asn)/Glu-tRNA(Gln) amidotransferase subunit GatA codes for the protein MSALIEKSLTEIHAMLMTKEVTATEAVKACLEQIAKSEPETKALLHICNDEALKQAEEMDAAGPDASKPLWGVPVVIKDALATNGIPTTAGSKILEGFTPFYDSTAVAKLKEAGAIIVGKANMDEFAMGSTTENSAYQTTTNPWDASRVPGGSSGGSGATVAAGQCYAALGTDTGGSIRLPASFCGCVGVKPTYGRVSRYGMIAYGSSLDQIGPMTRTVEDAARVLNVIGGHDQRDSTSAEQPMEDFVAALEERKDLSGLTIGLPEEYWGEGLSKEVSEACRAAIAKAEELGAKTVPVKLSMTEYAIATYYIIAMAEASSNLSRFDGVRYGHRTEDPKELAELYTKSRTEAFGDEVQRRIIIGTYVLSAGYYDAYYRKAAQIRRLLREDFNKAFESCDIIASPACPTTAFPVGELTSDPLQMYLQDIFTISLNLVGMPGMSLPVAFGKETNMPVGLQFMAPAFDEKTMLQAAHVLEKNLPELPKVKL
- the gatC gene encoding Asp-tRNA(Asn)/Glu-tRNA(Gln) amidotransferase subunit GatC, with translation MSDEKLNLEEVARVARLARLDLSEEKTELFAGQLNNILTYMDKLNEIDTSEVEPMFSPVEHTTRLRKDEVKKEHTREEVLSNAPDSDGKYFVVPRIV